Proteins encoded together in one Rana temporaria chromosome 6, aRanTem1.1, whole genome shotgun sequence window:
- the LOC120943089 gene encoding sulfotransferase 1C1-like: MEQQLANKDFAAVINELPEGTFQRFPLCSVHGVPLMKPIADRWEDVENVQARPDDILIVSYPKAGTTWMQEIVDAIMNDGEVEKTKRAPTHIRSPFLEMFAPPPLPSGIDVLNMTPSPRQIKTHLQFKLVPKSFREQKCKTVYIARNAKDTAVSYYFFDQMNKTQPDPGTWDQYVEKFIKGEVAWGSWFDHVIGWWNVKDKHDILYVFYEDIKEDPKRELRKLMEFLGKNLSEEALDKVCHHIAFKAMKENPMANYSTIPDVILDQSHSPFMRKGEVGDWKNHFTVLQNEMFDKEYEERMKGMDLRFRTDI, encoded by the exons ATGGAGCAGCAG CTAGCTAATAAGGATTTTGCCGCCGTCATCAATGAATTACCGGAAGGTACATTCCAAAGGTTCCCGCTGTGCTCAGTTCATGGAGTACCGCTAATGAAACCTATTGCAGACCGATGGGAAGATGTGGAAAATGTGCAAGCCAGACCAGATGATATCCTCATAGTGTCTTATCCCAAGGCAG GCACCACATGGATGCAAGAAATTGTGGACGCCATAATGAATGATGGTGAGGTAGAGAAGACCAAGCGTGCTCCCACCCATATACGTTCCCCATTTCTAGAGATGTTCGCTCCGCCTcccttgccttctg GTATAGATGTTTTGAATATGACTCCATCTCCCCGACAAATAAAAACCCATCTTCAGTTTAAGTTGGTGCCGAAATCTTTTCGGGAGCAAAAGTGTAAG ACAGTTTACATTGCTCGGAATGCAAAGGACACCGCGGTGTCATATTATTTCTTTGATCAGATGAATAAGACTCAGCCAGATCCCGGGACCTGGGATCAGTATGTGGAAAAGTTCATAAAGGGTGAAG TTGCCTGGGGAAGCTGGTTTGATCATGTGATTGGCTGGTGGAATGTCAAGGACAAGCACGACATCCTCTATGTGTTCTATGAGGATATAAAGGAG GACCCAAAACGAGAGTTACGAAAACTGATGGAGTTTCTGGGGAAAAACCTCTCAGAAGAAGCGTTGGATAAGGTCTGCCACCATATAGCATTCAAAGCCATGAAGGAAAACCCAATGGCAAATTATTCCACCATTCCCGATGTGATCCTGGACCAGTCCCACTCGCCCTTTATGAGGAAAG GTGAAGTTGGAGACTGGAAGAATCATTTTACAGTATTACAGAATGAAATGTTTGACAAGGAATACGAAGAGAGAATGAAAGGAATGGACCTGAGATTCCGCACAGACATCTGA